From one Agathobaculum sp. NTUH-O15-33 genomic stretch:
- a CDS encoding PhzF family phenazine biosynthesis protein, with protein MRYFIVDAFAQGAYLGNPAGVCLPEQPLSTRQMQRIAAENNLPETAFVTRARGAYQIRWFTPAGEVDLCGHATLASAFVIRHDLEPHADRVTFQSVSGPLYVDAVEECFRLDFPARPARRTEPLPQIEAALGAKPLETYLARDWLVVLDSEQTVRGLQPDFAAMAKIPQGDGVIVTARGESCDFVSRCFYPKSGVNEDPVTGSAHCNLTPYWAERLGKARLVARQLSARGGALACALAGDRVLLTGGARLYLSGEISTAYLSEELS; from the coding sequence ATGCGGTATTTTATTGTCGACGCGTTCGCGCAAGGCGCCTATTTGGGCAATCCGGCGGGCGTGTGCCTGCCGGAGCAGCCGCTCTCCACAAGACAGATGCAGCGTATCGCGGCGGAAAACAACCTGCCGGAAACGGCGTTCGTGACCCGCGCGCGCGGCGCTTACCAGATCCGTTGGTTTACGCCGGCGGGCGAGGTTGACCTGTGCGGACACGCGACGCTGGCAAGCGCGTTTGTGATCAGACACGACCTGGAGCCGCACGCCGACCGCGTGACCTTCCAGAGCGTGAGCGGGCCGCTCTATGTGGATGCGGTCGAAGAGTGTTTTCGTCTGGATTTTCCGGCCCGGCCCGCGAGGCGGACCGAGCCGTTGCCGCAGATCGAGGCGGCTTTGGGCGCAAAACCGCTGGAGACCTATTTGGCGCGCGATTGGCTGGTGGTTTTGGACAGCGAGCAGACCGTGCGCGGTCTGCAACCGGACTTTGCGGCCATGGCAAAAATTCCGCAAGGGGACGGCGTGATCGTGACCGCGCGGGGCGAAAGCTGCGATTTTGTTTCCCGCTGCTTTTATCCTAAAAGCGGTGTGAACGAAGACCCGGTGACCGGCTCCGCCCATTGCAACCTAACGCCGTACTGGGCGGAACGGCTGGGCAAAGCGCGGCTTGTTGCCAGACAACTCTCGGCCCGCGGCGGCGCGCTGGCCTGTGCGCTCGCGGGCGACCGGGTGCTGCTAACGGGCGGCGCGCGGCTCTATCTCAGCGGCGAAATTTCAACGGCTTATTTAAGTGAGGAATTATCATAA
- a CDS encoding 4Fe-4S double cluster binding domain-containing protein has product MLEEELREVLTARGADLIGFGALKGVPGAPLPNGVAVAVRIPREVLRDIRQGPTKRYYDCYQVLNDRLNGIVLAGERFLRERGFAARALSTDRVTQSDDARTALPHKTVAVRAGLGWIGKCALLVTEAYGSAVRISSLVTDAPLVCGVPVQPRCGGCARCEQYCPAGAVRGRAWKNGTDRDELVDIAACRRQMLQMTRESFGVATTICGQCMVHCPFTNRYAETGNMERAVSRGAESAGES; this is encoded by the coding sequence ATGCTGGAGGAAGAGCTGCGCGAAGTCCTAACCGCGCGGGGCGCGGATCTGATCGGCTTTGGGGCGCTGAAAGGCGTGCCGGGCGCGCCGCTGCCCAACGGCGTCGCGGTCGCCGTGCGCATTCCGCGCGAGGTGCTGCGTGATATCCGGCAGGGGCCGACAAAACGGTATTACGATTGTTATCAAGTTTTAAACGACCGCTTGAACGGGATCGTATTGGCCGGCGAGCGCTTTTTGCGGGAGCGCGGCTTTGCGGCGCGCGCATTGTCCACCGATCGCGTCACCCAGTCGGACGACGCGCGCACGGCGCTGCCCCATAAAACGGTGGCCGTGCGGGCGGGTCTGGGGTGGATCGGTAAGTGCGCGCTGCTCGTGACCGAAGCGTACGGCTCGGCTGTCCGTATCTCATCGCTGGTGACGGACGCGCCGCTCGTTTGCGGCGTTCCCGTGCAGCCGCGCTGCGGCGGCTGCGCCCGCTGCGAGCAATACTGTCCCGCGGGCGCGGTGCGCGGCCGCGCGTGGAAAAACGGTACCGACCGCGATGAACTGGTCGATATCGCGGCGTGCCGCCGCCAAATGCTGCAAATGACGCGGGAGAGCTTCGGCGTTGCCACGACGATTTGCGGGCAGTGCATGGTACATTGTCCTTTTACCAACCGCTATGCAGAAACGGGAAATATGGAACGTGCGGTGTCGCGCGGCGCGGAATCGGCGGGGGAAAGCTGA